A stretch of Acidimicrobiales bacterium DNA encodes these proteins:
- a CDS encoding TerC family protein: MNLLAAASARDNFVDLDVGLGWWVGLAIAIGVLLAVDLYRHREDHEPTTRSALVETLVWISFGVAFSAVVAIGFGSEAFGEYISGYLIEKSLSIDNVFVWSIIFSTMWIPLRFQHRVLFWGIFGALVLRLVFILVGAALISRFAAVLVVFGAFLVITGLRIIRHREDEGENASTAGLGLLRRVMPVTDDYDGHKFFTVKNGVRTATPLFAALVVIEVTDVIFALDSVPAVLAVSNEPYIVFASNAFAILGLRAMYFLLADARQRFHYLSHALGAILVFVGVKMALSQWHHLDTFVSLGVILAILVAAIVFSELRTRREAAALVD; the protein is encoded by the coding sequence GTGAACCTGCTCGCCGCGGCGTCCGCCCGCGACAACTTCGTCGATCTCGACGTCGGCCTCGGCTGGTGGGTCGGTCTGGCCATCGCGATCGGCGTCCTGCTCGCCGTCGACCTCTATCGTCACCGCGAGGACCACGAGCCGACCACCCGCAGCGCCCTGGTCGAGACGCTCGTCTGGATCAGCTTCGGCGTCGCGTTCTCGGCGGTGGTGGCCATCGGGTTCGGCAGCGAGGCGTTCGGCGAGTACATCTCGGGCTACCTCATCGAGAAGTCGCTCAGCATCGACAACGTCTTCGTCTGGTCGATCATCTTCTCGACGATGTGGATCCCGCTGCGGTTCCAGCACCGGGTGCTGTTCTGGGGCATCTTCGGTGCGCTGGTGCTCCGCCTCGTCTTCATTCTCGTGGGAGCCGCGCTCATCAGTCGGTTCGCGGCCGTGCTCGTGGTGTTCGGCGCCTTCCTGGTCATCACCGGCCTGCGGATCATCCGCCATCGCGAGGACGAGGGCGAGAATGCCTCCACCGCCGGACTCGGCCTGCTCCGGCGCGTCATGCCCGTCACCGACGACTACGACGGGCACAAGTTCTTCACGGTGAAGAACGGTGTGCGGACGGCGACTCCGCTGTTCGCCGCGCTGGTGGTGATCGAGGTGACGGACGTGATCTTCGCCCTCGACTCGGTGCCGGCGGTGCTCGCCGTGTCCAACGAGCCGTACATCGTCTTCGCGTCCAACGCGTTCGCGATCCTCGGCCTGCGGGCGATGTACTTCCTGCTCGCCGACGCCCGCCAGCGCTTCCACTATCTGTCCCACGCTCTCGGAGCGATCCTCGTCTTCGTCGGGGTGAAGATGGCTCTCAGCCAGTGGCATCACCTGGACACGTTCGTGTCGCTCGGCGTGATCCTCGCGATCCTCGTGGCGGCGATCGTGTTCAGCGAGCTCCGCACCCGCCGTGAGGCCGCCGCCCTCGTCGACTGA
- a CDS encoding CocE/NonD family hydrolase, with amino-acid sequence MRRLRLPLALLLVLSLLAAACGDDSGDNADETPDDGASSDDGGDDGGDDGNDDGGDDTAAGDDSDDARDRVPATFTTHVSAGQVTVTGADPGTELGLSGREGVVQTGIVDDLGNLLFRQVEPGEGWFVLDETQDPVATSDPLTVPSLDDHPDAEWFAAQTFPSEFAIDDTGTWEGYGYIETRDGTLLAATVRLPGPPEDGPYPTVVEYSGYDPASPYAVEPAINIYGLLGWATVGVNMRGSGCSGGAYDYFEPLQTIDGYDMIETIAAQDWVYENKVGMVGISYSGISQLFVAQTQPPSLAAITPISVIEDSYRSVVYPGGIYNNGFAKSWGDSRQGANDAYGQGWVNDRIAEGDTICDENQLLRSQNQDLATTTSEFSYYPGEDIDYLSPRLFVDQITVPTFLAGAWQDEQTGGRFPTMLDEFTGTDVFHAHLYNGAHADSLGPASLLAATELLSVYVADRDPTFDPVLRLGAPLLYADVFGVAAQLPPDNFGSYEEAKAAFEAGTTITVFLENGGNPDALGAPVPRGQVVFDEWPVAEAELQTWSLADLAGGEAVGEFTVDVEQSQELTKAADEDGDEFENLDWALLEDGEALVFETDAFTEDLLLIGTGRVSLSIMADEADADIEVTVTEVRPDGYEMYVQSGWLRASHRALDDTETTENLPWHLHSEEAAEELPAGEFTQIDVEIFPAGHVFRAGSKLRLIVDPPGGNRNLWAFDVLPNDGTAVQVDPAASTLTLPFVSGVDVPDGLSDCEHTRSQPCRMYVAYENRMVS; translated from the coding sequence ATGCGCCGCCTCCGTCTTCCCCTCGCTCTCCTGCTCGTCCTGAGCCTTCTCGCCGCCGCATGCGGCGACGACTCGGGGGACAACGCCGACGAAACGCCCGATGACGGCGCCTCGTCCGACGACGGTGGCGACGACGGCGGTGACGATGGCAACGACGACGGTGGCGACGACACCGCGGCCGGCGACGACAGCGACGACGCCCGCGATCGCGTCCCGGCGACGTTCACCACCCACGTCAGCGCCGGCCAGGTCACCGTCACCGGCGCGGACCCGGGCACCGAACTCGGCCTGAGCGGCCGTGAGGGCGTCGTGCAGACCGGCATCGTGGACGACCTCGGCAACCTGCTGTTCCGCCAGGTCGAGCCGGGTGAGGGGTGGTTCGTGCTCGACGAGACGCAGGATCCGGTGGCGACCAGTGATCCGCTCACCGTGCCGTCCCTCGACGACCATCCCGACGCCGAGTGGTTCGCGGCCCAGACCTTCCCGTCCGAGTTCGCCATCGATGACACCGGCACGTGGGAGGGCTACGGCTACATCGAGACGCGCGACGGCACACTGCTCGCCGCCACCGTGCGCCTCCCGGGGCCCCCGGAGGACGGTCCGTACCCGACCGTGGTCGAGTACTCGGGCTACGACCCGGCGAGTCCGTACGCGGTCGAACCGGCGATCAACATCTACGGCCTGCTCGGGTGGGCGACCGTCGGCGTCAACATGCGCGGGTCCGGTTGTTCGGGCGGGGCCTACGACTACTTCGAGCCGCTCCAGACCATCGACGGCTACGACATGATCGAGACGATCGCCGCCCAGGACTGGGTGTACGAGAACAAGGTCGGCATGGTCGGCATCTCCTACTCGGGCATCAGCCAGCTCTTCGTCGCCCAGACCCAGCCACCGAGCCTGGCGGCGATCACGCCGATCTCGGTGATCGAGGACTCGTACCGCTCGGTCGTCTACCCGGGCGGCATCTACAACAACGGCTTCGCGAAGAGCTGGGGCGACTCGCGTCAGGGAGCGAACGACGCCTACGGCCAGGGCTGGGTCAACGACCGGATCGCCGAGGGCGACACGATCTGCGACGAGAACCAACTCCTCCGCAGCCAGAACCAGGACCTCGCCACGACGACGTCGGAGTTCTCGTACTACCCCGGCGAGGACATCGACTACCTCTCGCCCCGCCTGTTCGTCGACCAGATCACGGTGCCGACCTTCCTGGCCGGCGCCTGGCAGGACGAGCAGACCGGCGGCCGGTTCCCGACGATGCTCGACGAGTTCACCGGGACGGACGTGTTCCACGCCCATCTCTACAACGGCGCCCACGCCGACTCGCTGGGCCCGGCGTCGTTGCTCGCGGCGACGGAGTTGCTGAGCGTCTACGTCGCCGACCGCGATCCGACCTTCGATCCCGTCCTGCGTCTGGGTGCGCCCCTGCTCTACGCGGACGTGTTCGGCGTCGCAGCCCAACTCCCACCCGACAACTTCGGGAGCTACGAGGAGGCGAAGGCCGCGTTCGAGGCCGGTACCACCATCACCGTCTTCCTCGAGAACGGCGGCAACCCGGACGCGCTCGGTGCGCCGGTGCCCCGTGGGCAGGTCGTGTTCGACGAGTGGCCGGTCGCAGAGGCCGAGTTGCAGACCTGGTCGCTCGCCGACCTCGCCGGTGGCGAAGCGGTCGGCGAGTTCACCGTCGACGTCGAGCAGAGCCAGGAACTGACGAAGGCCGCCGACGAGGACGGCGACGAGTTCGAGAACCTCGACTGGGCCCTGCTGGAGGACGGCGAGGCGCTCGTGTTCGAGACGGACGCCTTCACCGAGGACCTCCTCCTCATCGGCACCGGCCGGGTGTCGCTCTCGATCATGGCCGACGAAGCGGACGCCGACATCGAGGTGACCGTCACCGAGGTGCGCCCCGACGGCTACGAGATGTACGTGCAGTCCGGCTGGCTCCGCGCGTCGCACCGGGCGCTCGACGACACCGAGACGACGGAGAACCTCCCCTGGCACCTCCACAGTGAGGAGGCCGCCGAGGAGCTGCCCGCGGGCGAGTTCACCCAGATCGACGTGGAGATCTTCCCCGCCGGCCACGTCTTCCGGGCCGGCTCGAAGCTGCGGCTCATCGTGGACCCGCCCGGTGGGAACCGGAACCTGTGGGCCTTCGACGTGCTCCCCAACGACGGGACCGCGGTGCAGGTCGACCCGGCGGCCAGCACGCTGACGTTGCCCTTCGTCTCCGGCGTCGATGTGCCGGACGGGCTGTCCGACTGTGAGCACACACGCAGCCAGCCGTGTCGCATGTACGTCGCCTACGAGAACCGGATGGTGAGCTGA